Proteins from a genomic interval of Papaver somniferum cultivar HN1 chromosome 4, ASM357369v1, whole genome shotgun sequence:
- the LOC113275434 gene encoding protein DETOXIFICATION 14-like, translating into MSYSTLSLNNMSESEKEMEEGSLLVEKAREDERRKIGLTWSVFAEEAKVVGYIGGPMVAVNLSMFLLQLISMMFVGHLGKLSLSSAALATSFCGVTGFSLLLGMASGLETLCGQAFGAGQYGKLGVQTYSAILSLTIFICLPISFLWVSMGKLLTYIGQDPLVSGEAGKYAVCLIPALFAFAILESLTRFLQSQSLMIAMFLSQFATLCVHVPLCWVLVYKSGLGNIRAALSIGVSYWLNVIFLVIYIKYSPSCEPTRASLSKEAFQGIGEFLRIAFPSAVMVCLEWWSSELLILLSGHLPNPQLETSVLSICLASSSLLYMIPDGIAAAVSTRVSNELGAGRPQAARLAVNAAMIITTAVMVTVSLTLYSCRNILGYAFTNEREVIDYVTEMIPLICLTVVMDNLQGVLSGVARGCGWQDIGAYVNLGAYYLAGVPLAILLGFHLHMAGKGLWIGIVTGSTIQSAMLSLITCRTNWEKQAINARERLLEEEAEESIKENGSNKTLKELELRKEGYKVIDHAVFEVDFILNRNN; encoded by the exons ATGTCTTACTCAACTCTAAGCCTCAACAATATG AGTGAGAGCGAGAAAGAGATGGAAGAAGGCTCTTTGTTGGTGGAAAAGGCAAGGGAAGATGAGAGAAGAAAGATTGGATTAACGTGGAGCGTATTCGCAGAAGAAGCAAAGGTTGTTGGTTATATTGGTGGTCCAATGGTAGCTGTTAACTTGTCTATGTTTCTTTTACAACTTATCTCCATGATGTTTGTGGGTCATCTTGGCAAACTTTCCCTCTCTAGCGCTGCTCTTGCTACTTCTTTCTGCGGTGTCACTGGCTTTAGTCTTCTT CTGGGAATGGCAAGTGGACTAGAGACACTGTGCGGACAAGCATTTGGAGCAGGACAATATGGAAAACTAGGAGTGCAAACTTATAGTGCTATATTATCTCTTACCATATTCATCTGTCTCCCTATCTCTTTCTTATGGGTCTCAATGGGGAAACTACTCACTTACATTGGTCAAGACCCATTGGTCTCGGGTGAAGCCGGAAAATATGCAGTGTGTTTAATCCCTGCTCTTTTCGCTTTTGCAATTCTCGAATCACTAACGAGATTTCTTCAGTCCCAGAGTTTGATGATTGCCATGTTCTTGAGTCAATTTGCTACTTTATGCGTCCATGTGCCTTTATGctgggttttggtttataaatcCGGGTTGGGAAACATTAGAGCTGCACTGTCAATCGGTGTGTCATACTGGCTAAATGTGATATTTCTGGTAATATACATCAAGTATTCACCGTCGTGTGAACCAACTCGCGCATCACTTTCAAAAGAGGCATTTCAAGGGATTGGAGAGTTCTTGCGCATTGCGTTTCCTTCTGCTGTAATGGTTTG TCTTGAATGGTGGTCATCAGAATTGCTTATCCTTCTATCTGGGCATTTACCAAATCCACAGCTAGAAACTTCAGTCCTCTCCATATG CCTCGCAAGCAGCTCATTGCTCTACATGATACCCGATGGAATTGCTGCTGCTGTAAG CACTCGAGTGTCAAACGAACTAGGAGCTGGGAGACCGCAAGCTGCACGTTTAGCCGTCAATGCCGCCATGATAATTACAACAGCTGTGATGGTTACAGTAAGCTTGACGCTCTACTCTTGTCGTAACATTCTGGGTTATGCTTTCACTAATGAGAGGGAAGTCATAGATTACGTGACAGAAATGATTCCCCTAATTTGTTTAACAGTGGTCATGGACAATCTACAAGGTGTCCTCTCAG GTGTGGCTAGAGGGTGCGGATGGCAGGATATTGGCGCTTATGTGAACCTAGGTGCATACTACCTTGCTGGGGTTCCATTAGCCATTTTGTTGGGTTTCCATCTACATATGGCTGGAAAAGGACTTTGGATTGGAATTGTAACTGGGTCTACTATACAATCAGCTATGCTTTCTCTGATAACTTGTCGAACCAACTGggaaaaacaa GCGATAAACGCGAGAGAAAGGTTACTGGAAGAGGAAGCAGAAGAATCTATAAAGGAAAATGGATCAAATAAAACGTTGAAAGAACTTGAACTGAGAAAAGAAGGGTACAAAGTCATTGATCATGCAGTTTTTGAAGTGGATTTCATATTGAACCGTAACAACTAA
- the LOC113275435 gene encoding protein DETOXIFICATION 12-like isoform X2 — protein sequence MEEGLLLKAREETDGGKKSLTWVVFVEEAKKVGYIAGPMVAVNFSLQLITVIPLMMVGLAGGLETLCGQAYGAQQYRKLGVYTYSAMISLTLVCIPISFVWISMQKLLTFIGQDPIISHEAGRYAACLIPGLFGYAILQPLMKFLQTQSLIIPMLLSAITTLCFHIPLCWVFVFKFGFGNIGAAFAISISYWFNVIFLGTYVKFSPLCKSTRVPFSKEALQGIGEFSRLAVPSAIMVCLKWWSFELMILLSGLLPNPQLETSVLSICLTTVSLHSKIPFGIAAAASTRVSNELGAGRPQAARLAVITVMIMADTEMGIASSALFVCRYVVGYAYSNVKEVVDYMEAMAPLICFSVILDGLQGVLTGVARGCGWQHIGAYVNLGAFYIGGIPTAILLGFVLHLRGRGLWLGIMAGTIIQTTILSTITARTNWEKQAKIARDRIFQ from the exons ATGGAGGAAGGTTTGTTACTGAAGGCAAGAGAAGAAACAGATGGTGGGAAGAAAAGCTTAACGTGGGTTGTGTTTGTGGAAGAAGCAAAGAAGGTGGGCTACATTGCAGGGCCTATGGTGGCCGTAAACTTCTCTCTGCAGCTCATTACAGTCATCCCTCTGATGATG GTAGGACTGGCAGGTGGACTAGAAACTCTATGTGGACAAGCTTATGGAGCACAACAATATCGAAAACTTGGAGTTTATACTTACAGTGCAATGATCTCTCTTACCTTAGTCTGTATTCCTATATCTTTTGTATGGATTTCAATgcaaaaactactcacttttatagGACAAGACCCCATAATCTCACATGAAGCAGGGAGATATGCAGCATGTTTGATCCCAGGTCTTTTCGGTTATGCAATTCTCCAGCCATTAATGAAATTTCTTCAGACCCAAAGTTTGATTATTCCCATGCTATTAAGTGCTATTACTACTTTATGTTTCCATATTCCTCTTTGTTGGGTTTTTGTATTTAAGTTCGGGTTTGGAAACATTGGAGCTGCATTTGCAATTAGTATATCATACTGGTTCAATGTTATCTTTCTCGGAACATATGTTAAGTTTTCTCCCTTGTGCAAATCAACTCGAGTGCCGTTCTCAAAAGAGGCACTTCAAGGAATTGGAGAGTTTTCAAGACTTGCAGTTCCTTCCGCCATAATGGTTTG TCTTAAGTGGTGGTCGTTCGAATTGATGATTCTGTTATCCGGCCTTTTACCTAATCCTCAACTTGAAACTTCAGTGCTCTCTATATG TCTCACAACTGTCTCACTGCATTCCAAGATACCATTTGGAATTGCTGCTGCTGCAAG CACTCGAGTTTCAAACGAATTAGGTGCTGGGAGACCGCAAGCTGCACGTTTAGCAGTCATCACCGTTATGATTATGGCGGATACTGAGATGGGTATAGCAAGTTCGGCACTTTTTGTGTGTCGTTACGTTGTGGGATATGCTTACAGCAATGTAAAGGAAGTGGTAGACTACATGGAAGCTATGGCTCCGCTAATCTGTTTCTCGGTCATCTTGGACGGCCTACAAGGTGTCCTTACAG GTGTTGCTAGAGGATGTGGATGGCAGCATATAGGTGCTTATGTGAACTTAGGTGCATTTTACATTGGTGGAATTCCAACAGCTATATTGTTAGGTTTTGttctacatttaagaggaagagGGCTTTGGCTGGGGATTATGGCTGGCACTATTATTCAAACAACTATACTTTCAACTATTACAGCTCGAACTAATTGGGAAAAACAG GCGAAGATAGCCAGGGACAGAATATTTCAGTAG
- the LOC113275435 gene encoding protein DETOXIFICATION 14-like isoform X1, which produces MEEGLLLKAREETDGGKKSLTWVVFVEEAKKVGYIAGPMVAVNFSLQLITVIPLMMVGHLGELALSSTAMATSLCGVTGFSLLVGLAGGLETLCGQAYGAQQYRKLGVYTYSAMISLTLVCIPISFVWISMQKLLTFIGQDPIISHEAGRYAACLIPGLFGYAILQPLMKFLQTQSLIIPMLLSAITTLCFHIPLCWVFVFKFGFGNIGAAFAISISYWFNVIFLGTYVKFSPLCKSTRVPFSKEALQGIGEFSRLAVPSAIMVCLKWWSFELMILLSGLLPNPQLETSVLSICLTTVSLHSKIPFGIAAAASTRVSNELGAGRPQAARLAVITVMIMADTEMGIASSALFVCRYVVGYAYSNVKEVVDYMEAMAPLICFSVILDGLQGVLTGVARGCGWQHIGAYVNLGAFYIGGIPTAILLGFVLHLRGRGLWLGIMAGTIIQTTILSTITARTNWEKQAKIARDRIFQ; this is translated from the exons ATGGAGGAAGGTTTGTTACTGAAGGCAAGAGAAGAAACAGATGGTGGGAAGAAAAGCTTAACGTGGGTTGTGTTTGTGGAAGAAGCAAAGAAGGTGGGCTACATTGCAGGGCCTATGGTGGCCGTAAACTTCTCTCTGCAGCTCATTACAGTCATCCCTCTGATGATGGTGGGTCACCTAGGTGAACTTGCTCTTTCTAGCACTGCCATGGCTACCTCTCTTTGTGGTGTTACTGGCTTCAGTCTTCTT GTAGGACTGGCAGGTGGACTAGAAACTCTATGTGGACAAGCTTATGGAGCACAACAATATCGAAAACTTGGAGTTTATACTTACAGTGCAATGATCTCTCTTACCTTAGTCTGTATTCCTATATCTTTTGTATGGATTTCAATgcaaaaactactcacttttatagGACAAGACCCCATAATCTCACATGAAGCAGGGAGATATGCAGCATGTTTGATCCCAGGTCTTTTCGGTTATGCAATTCTCCAGCCATTAATGAAATTTCTTCAGACCCAAAGTTTGATTATTCCCATGCTATTAAGTGCTATTACTACTTTATGTTTCCATATTCCTCTTTGTTGGGTTTTTGTATTTAAGTTCGGGTTTGGAAACATTGGAGCTGCATTTGCAATTAGTATATCATACTGGTTCAATGTTATCTTTCTCGGAACATATGTTAAGTTTTCTCCCTTGTGCAAATCAACTCGAGTGCCGTTCTCAAAAGAGGCACTTCAAGGAATTGGAGAGTTTTCAAGACTTGCAGTTCCTTCCGCCATAATGGTTTG TCTTAAGTGGTGGTCGTTCGAATTGATGATTCTGTTATCCGGCCTTTTACCTAATCCTCAACTTGAAACTTCAGTGCTCTCTATATG TCTCACAACTGTCTCACTGCATTCCAAGATACCATTTGGAATTGCTGCTGCTGCAAG CACTCGAGTTTCAAACGAATTAGGTGCTGGGAGACCGCAAGCTGCACGTTTAGCAGTCATCACCGTTATGATTATGGCGGATACTGAGATGGGTATAGCAAGTTCGGCACTTTTTGTGTGTCGTTACGTTGTGGGATATGCTTACAGCAATGTAAAGGAAGTGGTAGACTACATGGAAGCTATGGCTCCGCTAATCTGTTTCTCGGTCATCTTGGACGGCCTACAAGGTGTCCTTACAG GTGTTGCTAGAGGATGTGGATGGCAGCATATAGGTGCTTATGTGAACTTAGGTGCATTTTACATTGGTGGAATTCCAACAGCTATATTGTTAGGTTTTGttctacatttaagaggaagagGGCTTTGGCTGGGGATTATGGCTGGCACTATTATTCAAACAACTATACTTTCAACTATTACAGCTCGAACTAATTGGGAAAAACAG GCGAAGATAGCCAGGGACAGAATATTTCAGTAG
- the LOC113275433 gene encoding putative F-box/FBD/LRR-repeat protein At1g78760 gives MEETRDASYSDGEDRISRLPDSLIHHILSFIDTKYAVQTSVLSKTWVDIWKSLPFLKFGRSLFSDDKKHSFVMFVDTVFIFGQDFDIQRFSVHWENIAYDNTMPVHVNRWSLNAVKYNVQEVRLVITECHESTYEIPHRLLNCKSLRKLEMEVHGNGRCENIVLPRSMNLPQLNVLSLYGLSISNLDSSKRLIASCPVLERLDIVHCDIQTDNQRNLVVDSLSLKEFMYVHRHLPQNDSMVNIIKLCAPNLKEFTCRCPLSLDYSLENCSPLYGVTFCMNLKENNYENADAYSKLPSREKEVYAERMMKFLGAAYMVKDMFLSPGFLEVLSQAANLLGCQPTRLCNLQYLTLELWCTRGCLRAIAYLLSISPNINSIFLVLKESSLVDVGDDWEAGLSVRGMLSHLEYVQVEDMEGCDAEFKLLSFLLRNAKVLKEVELFFRSSVGSPDRVIQVQQFQDKLREVPAASSSILMGFKVAAP, from the exons ATGGAAGAAACAAGAGATGCGTCATATTCTGATGGGGAAGATAGAATCAGTAGGTTACCGGATTCCTTAATCCATCATATCCTGTCTTTCATTGATACTAAATATGCAGTTCAAACTAGTGTTTTGTCGAAAACGTGGGTTGATATTTGGAAATCTCTACCGTTTCTGAAATTCGGTAGGAGTTTGTTTTCAGATGataaaaaacatagttttgtaatgtTTGTGGATACGGTATTCATTTTTGGCCAAGACTTTGATATTCAGAGATTTAGTGTGCACTGGGAGAACATTGCGTATGATAATACGATGCCAGTGCATGTGAATAGATGGAGCCTTAATGCCGTCAAGTATAATGTTCAAGAAGTAAGGTTAGTAATCACTGAATGTCATGAGTCGACATATGAAATTCCTCACCGGCTTCTGAATTGCAAGTCATTGAGAAAGTTGGAAATGGAAGTGCATGGTAATGGCAGATGTGAGAATATTGTTCTACCAAGATCAATGAATTTACCTCAGCTTAATGTACTGTCCTTATATGgattatcaatttccaatttagaTTCATCTAAAAGACTCATTGCAAGTTGTCCAGTTCTTGAAAGGCTAGACATAGTTCATTGTGATATACAAACTGATAATCAAAggaatttggttgttgattctctAAGCCTTAAGGAATTTATGTATGTTCATCGTCATTTGCCGCAAAATGATTCTATGGTCAACATTATCAAGTTATgtgctccaaatctgaaagaatTCACCTGCAGATGTCCCTTGTCACTAGATTATTCTCTAGAAAACTGTTCTCCCTTATACGGGGTAACTTTTTGTATGAATCtcaaagaaaataattatgaGAATGCAGATGCATATTCAAAACTGCCTTCAAGGGAAAAAGAAGTGTATGCTGAACGTATGATGAAATTTCTAGGAGCAGCTTATATGGTGAAAGATATGTTTTTATCACCTGGATTCCTTGAG GTACTCTCACAAGCTGCTAACTTATTAGGCTGTCAACCAACTCGCTTGTGTAATCTACAATATTTGACTCTGGAATTGTGGTGTACAAGAGGTTGCTTGCGGGCTATAGCATACTTACTCAGCATTTCTCCTAATATTAATTCTATTTTCCTTGTATTGAAGGAG TCAAGTTTAGTGGATGTTGGAGATGACTGGGAAGCAGGATTGTCAGTTCGGGGAATGTTATCTCACCTCGAGTATGTCCAGGTTGAAGACATGGAAGGATGTGATGCTGAATTCAAACTTCTGAGTTTTCTGTTGAGaaatgccaaggttttgaaggaagtTGAACTATTCTTTCGCTCTAGTGTTGGCTCGCCTGATAGGGTAATACAAGTTCAGCAATTTCAAGATAAGCTAAGAGAAGTTCCTGCAGCTTCTTCCAGTATCCTAATGGGGTTTAAAGTAGCTGCACCGTGA